Proteins encoded by one window of Paenibacillus sp. DCT19:
- a CDS encoding DUF1266 domain-containing protein, whose translation MHSLLDTRQQWTLAAGAILLEANHLEFAAGYDIDLLEGKREGITEMLDRAWSSRDEESFRRQVESFRENRGHGADFDQDRALLSVMNYEEQENYIGGIIDEKRAAQFRVIQFYDSRLNTAGVSAWDWGRAISITRMAMQIGYMDEEMAWAFMFEMAQRIQRAYSSWTEFALAYIIGRQYWSEEFDEDGALEHFSLIEHLFERPDSPWNLMHWEEESIALPFELEREG comes from the coding sequence ATGCATTCTTTGCTTGATACAAGACAGCAGTGGACATTGGCAGCAGGCGCCATTTTGCTAGAAGCGAACCATTTGGAATTCGCTGCAGGATACGACATTGATTTGTTAGAGGGAAAAAGAGAAGGGATCACCGAAATGCTTGATCGAGCATGGAGCAGTCGAGATGAAGAATCATTTCGCAGGCAAGTGGAAAGTTTCCGTGAGAACAGGGGGCACGGGGCTGACTTTGACCAAGATCGAGCATTGCTATCTGTCATGAACTACGAGGAGCAGGAAAATTATATTGGTGGCATAATTGATGAGAAGCGCGCTGCACAATTTAGAGTGATACAATTCTATGACAGCCGCCTGAATACAGCAGGAGTCAGCGCTTGGGATTGGGGCAGAGCGATATCGATTACTCGAATGGCAATGCAGATCGGTTATATGGATGAGGAAATGGCCTGGGCATTTATGTTTGAAATGGCGCAGCGGATTCAACGGGCGTATTCAAGCTGGACAGAATTTGCACTCGCATATATCATTGGCCGTCAATATTGGTCAGAGGAGTTCGATGAGGATGGCGCCTTAGAGCACTTCTCTCTGATTGAACATTTATTTGAGCGACCAGACAGTCCTTGGAATCTGATGCATTGGGAAGAGGAGAGTATTGCTCTGCCGTTTGAATTAGAAAGAGAGGGGTGA
- a CDS encoding LysR family transcriptional regulator — protein sequence MTLQQLKYVIEVATRGSMNEAAKRLFISQPSLSNAIRDLEQELRITIFERTNKGISLSKEGVEFLSYARQVVEQAELLENRYLNAKPSPQHFSVSTQHYAFAVNAFVHLVQQYGQEEYELALRETKTYEIIQDVKSLRSEIGILYLNEFNAKVINKLLKDAGLVFTSLFTAKPHIFISVQNPLAKQSSVAIEQLQDYPYLSFDQGEYNSFHFSEEILSTLSHPKSIQVNDRATLFNLLIGLNGYTISTGVLSADLNGNEIIPVPLECEETINVGWISHKSTSLSNLGVAYVQALHEAIGQNEA from the coding sequence TTGACACTTCAACAATTAAAATATGTGATTGAGGTAGCCACGCGTGGCTCCATGAACGAAGCGGCCAAACGCTTGTTTATATCACAGCCAAGTCTATCGAATGCGATCCGTGACCTGGAACAGGAACTGCGAATTACGATCTTTGAACGAACCAATAAAGGCATCTCATTATCCAAAGAAGGCGTCGAATTTCTAAGTTATGCGCGCCAAGTCGTGGAGCAGGCGGAATTGCTGGAGAATCGTTATCTTAATGCGAAGCCCTCTCCACAGCATTTTTCTGTATCCACTCAGCACTACGCATTCGCTGTGAACGCATTTGTTCATCTGGTTCAGCAATATGGTCAGGAGGAGTATGAACTAGCGTTACGGGAAACGAAAACATACGAGATCATTCAGGATGTCAAAAGTCTTCGCAGTGAAATTGGTATTCTCTATTTGAATGAGTTCAATGCGAAGGTCATTAATAAACTGTTGAAGGATGCAGGTCTCGTATTTACGAGCCTGTTTACTGCGAAACCACATATCTTCATCAGTGTGCAGAACCCGCTTGCGAAGCAATCCTCCGTTGCGATTGAACAGCTTCAGGACTACCCCTATCTGTCATTCGACCAAGGCGAGTACAATTCATTCCATTTTTCAGAGGAGATTCTGAGCACGTTATCTCATCCAAAAAGCATACAGGTTAATGACCGTGCTACGTTGTTCAATTTGTTGATTGGCTTGAATGGATATACGATCTCGACGGGTGTGCTTAGTGCGGACTTAAATGGTAATGAGATTATTCCAGTTCCGTTAGAGTGCGAAGAGACAATCAATGTGGGTTGGATTAGTCACAAAAGTACCTCCTTGTCTAATCTGGGCGTTGCATATGTGCAGGCATTACACGAAGCCATTGGACAAAATGAAGCTTAA
- a CDS encoding spermidine synthase yields the protein MRVLYRNKSEQHELKVYDTKRLYEEQGHFRVLEFSNEAVQGAMDLDQPARIVLEYPRAMVHLMEHNASSYESVYIIGHGIGTLPSYLSGKQVKVAELDEEVVEISRTFFGYEGDQVSVGDGRELLQQERSGAYDYIIVDAFTSEGTPKQLISISFFEIVKMKLSAEGMVIMNVFGRAGNDRLVNAIHTTLCELFEYTRSFALPVETEDEQQNRILVASDQPIAFQARHMAGFVEQELGEGYVIQD from the coding sequence GTGAGAGTTTTGTATCGCAATAAAAGTGAACAACATGAGCTGAAGGTCTACGACACGAAGCGTCTATATGAAGAGCAAGGACATTTTCGAGTGCTGGAGTTCTCCAACGAAGCTGTACAGGGGGCAATGGATCTTGATCAGCCTGCACGAATAGTGCTGGAATATCCAAGAGCTATGGTTCACCTGATGGAACATAATGCATCTAGCTATGAATCAGTGTATATCATTGGACACGGGATTGGTACGTTGCCTTCATATTTGTCGGGTAAGCAGGTGAAGGTAGCAGAGCTTGATGAAGAAGTGGTAGAGATTAGTCGGACGTTCTTTGGTTATGAGGGGGATCAAGTAAGTGTAGGTGATGGACGAGAATTGTTGCAGCAGGAGCGTTCTGGAGCATATGATTATATCATTGTTGATGCTTTTACATCTGAAGGAACTCCCAAACAACTCATCTCCATTTCTTTTTTTGAGATTGTTAAGATGAAGTTAAGTGCAGAGGGTATGGTCATAATGAATGTATTTGGCCGTGCAGGCAATGATAGGCTCGTGAATGCAATCCATACAACCTTATGTGAGTTATTTGAGTATACTCGTTCATTTGCATTGCCAGTTGAGACAGAAGACGAGCAGCAGAACAGAATCCTCGTAGCTAGTGATCAGCCAATTGCCTTTCAGGCCAGACACATGGCGGGATTTGTTGAACAGGAACTGGGAGAAGGATACGTGATTCAGGATTAG
- a CDS encoding sensor domain-containing diguanylate cyclase codes for MTAQNKVATWRNKIRNVKKISLTALLGGLVTIAVLMTLTIIFISFYTSQKQSLIDNTLASNYSSATQMSQTLDSLFQSMQSSLEYAAQSFSDVDYTDTAKIGETLDLIRGSSNYFNSLTFVDETGLVRGVSPMGARLGQHISSTAAKNALHARTPYVSEPYVTPIGQRRIVFLSQPIFGSDRTFEGYVSGSIYLQEGNILSHSFGSQLKSSNGSYFFIVDSKGTLLFHPDTERIGENISNNTVVHKLLDDQQGKERYKNLSGLDSLAGYTKVPTTGWGVVVVSPTKIVFDQLSHHIRMLLIYTSVPFVVLTLIVIRVARKLASPFVILADLVNRVDQGKVDLPVMKPHWNREADLLTQAVLGALASFRKQTDQLTYDARTDVLTGMTNRRTFEEVIQHWIDEEIPFSLIVIDIDRFKSINDTYGHHTGDIVLKHIADLIRQAVRPQDVCSRFGGEEFVVLLRQTNSSTAYQVAEYIRSSVENSAMPIDRTVTISAGIAEYPIHSAASMELFHLADTALYQAKEEGRNRTITIQSVEK; via the coding sequence ATGACCGCACAGAACAAAGTAGCAACATGGAGAAATAAAATAAGAAATGTGAAGAAAATTAGCCTGACGGCCTTATTGGGTGGGCTTGTTACCATTGCTGTTCTAATGACGCTAACCATCATATTTATTTCTTTTTATACATCTCAGAAACAGTCGCTAATTGATAACACACTGGCTAGTAATTATTCTAGTGCTACACAGATGAGTCAGACGCTTGATTCGTTGTTTCAATCGATGCAAAGCAGCCTGGAGTATGCAGCGCAATCGTTCTCGGATGTAGATTATACGGACACTGCTAAAATCGGAGAGACACTTGATCTGATTCGGGGCAGCAGTAACTACTTCAACTCGTTGACGTTTGTGGATGAAACGGGACTTGTTCGAGGTGTCTCGCCAATGGGAGCCAGACTGGGTCAACATATCAGCTCTACGGCAGCTAAGAATGCATTACACGCCAGAACGCCATATGTATCGGAGCCTTATGTCACGCCAATTGGCCAGCGCAGAATTGTATTTCTGAGTCAACCGATCTTTGGTTCGGATCGAACTTTTGAAGGTTATGTGAGTGGAAGTATTTATTTGCAAGAGGGCAACATTTTAAGTCATTCGTTTGGAAGTCAGTTGAAATCCAGCAACGGCTCCTATTTCTTTATCGTGGACTCGAAGGGCACACTTCTATTTCACCCCGATACGGAGCGGATTGGTGAGAATATCAGTAACAATACGGTTGTACATAAGTTGTTAGATGATCAACAAGGGAAAGAACGATACAAGAATCTGTCAGGTCTCGACTCACTTGCGGGTTATACTAAAGTTCCGACTACGGGCTGGGGAGTGGTAGTAGTTTCGCCAACCAAGATTGTATTCGACCAGCTTAGTCATCATATTCGCATGTTGCTGATCTATACATCAGTTCCTTTTGTGGTTCTGACTTTGATTGTCATTCGTGTTGCTCGTAAATTGGCCAGCCCTTTCGTCATTCTTGCAGATTTGGTTAACCGGGTGGATCAAGGCAAAGTGGACTTACCTGTGATGAAGCCACACTGGAATCGTGAGGCGGATCTGCTTACACAAGCTGTACTCGGTGCACTTGCGAGCTTTCGCAAGCAGACGGATCAGCTGACGTACGACGCTAGAACGGATGTACTAACAGGCATGACGAATCGCAGAACATTTGAAGAGGTCATTCAGCATTGGATCGATGAGGAGATTCCTTTTTCACTTATCGTTATCGATATAGACCGATTTAAGTCGATTAACGATACTTATGGGCACCATACAGGGGACATCGTTTTGAAGCATATTGCTGATCTGATCCGACAGGCGGTACGACCTCAGGATGTATGCTCCCGCTTCGGAGGAGAGGAGTTCGTTGTGCTGCTGCGACAAACGAACTCCAGTACTGCTTACCAGGTGGCTGAATATATTCGTTCCAGTGTAGAGAATAGTGCAATGCCTATCGATCGGACTGTCACAATATCGGCAGGTATAGCGGAATATCCTATTCATTCTGCGGCGTCGATGGAGTTATTTCATTTGGCGGACACGGCTTTATATCAGGCCAAAGAAGAAGGACGGAATCGGACGATCACTATTCAATCCGTAGAGAAATAA
- a CDS encoding helix-turn-helix transcriptional regulator: protein MPNQPEQHSIQAWSLINRKYLGKGVRVKRFRKPTRCQIRNRVLLAVLMANDIKLSQLAEDLSISSRSVSAWVYEGRIPGSTNLDKACQLLGYPRHILFNEEVVRQSPVICQPEPSRFMKRTVTRSPVSNRILTGLCMVHDLSVTDVSHWIGVHPGTFRKWLHQGTLPSAAFQEQAEQFFRIPKTILFADVILKERHNN, encoded by the coding sequence ATGCCTAATCAACCAGAACAACATTCCATCCAGGCGTGGTCTCTGATCAACCGTAAATATTTGGGAAAAGGCGTCCGTGTTAAACGGTTCCGCAAACCGACACGCTGTCAAATCCGCAACCGTGTTCTTCTAGCTGTGCTGATGGCCAATGATATTAAGTTGTCCCAGCTCGCCGAAGACTTGTCCATCTCTTCACGCAGTGTAAGCGCGTGGGTGTATGAAGGGCGGATACCCGGCAGTACGAATTTGGACAAGGCTTGTCAATTACTTGGATATCCACGACACATTCTTTTTAATGAAGAGGTTGTGCGCCAAAGTCCAGTTATTTGTCAACCCGAGCCTTCCCGTTTCATGAAGCGTACGGTGACCCGTTCTCCGGTAAGTAACCGTATCTTGACAGGCTTGTGTATGGTCCATGATTTGTCGGTGACAGATGTCAGCCACTGGATCGGGGTTCACCCCGGCACTTTCCGCAAATGGCTGCATCAGGGAACGCTGCCTTCTGCCGCGTTTCAAGAACAAGCGGAGCAATTTTTCCGCATTCCGAAGACCATTTTGTTCGCAGATGTCATCTTGAAAGAACGTCACAATAACTAA
- a CDS encoding Dabb family protein → MIKHIVLFKMKDRSPERIEEAANVLRNLQGKIDVLVSLDVGVDVLRSDRSFDISLTAEFASLDDLQAYQVHPLHQEVIKYMNEVREQSIAVDYEF, encoded by the coding sequence ATGATTAAACATATTGTCCTGTTCAAAATGAAAGATCGTTCACCAGAACGCATTGAAGAAGCTGCCAATGTGCTTCGCAATTTGCAAGGTAAAATCGATGTTCTTGTATCGCTTGATGTAGGTGTAGATGTGCTTCGCTCAGACAGATCTTTTGACATTTCACTAACTGCGGAATTTGCATCTCTTGATGATCTACAAGCCTACCAGGTACATCCACTGCATCAAGAAGTAATTAAATACATGAATGAGGTTAGAGAACAATCAATTGCTGTTGACTACGAATTTTAA
- a CDS encoding DUF86 domain-containing protein, protein MYYVNREQIAHRLAAVPEVAEGLRLSTQAWDGGLMMGLVQERCLHLAIEIVTDVGSYLIDGFIMRDASSYDDIIEINHEEKVFDSSIYEVLRQLVSLRKPLVQDYFSWNRAELHPLSSDLPEILERFADQVSAYVDRELDPFTNQADRGTE, encoded by the coding sequence TTGTATTACGTAAATAGAGAGCAGATTGCCCATCGGCTTGCTGCGGTACCGGAAGTAGCTGAGGGGCTACGACTTTCAACACAAGCCTGGGATGGCGGTCTTATGATGGGATTAGTGCAAGAACGTTGTCTGCATCTGGCGATTGAGATCGTCACCGATGTAGGAAGTTATCTCATCGATGGTTTTATTATGAGAGATGCAAGCAGCTATGATGATATTATCGAGATTAATCATGAAGAGAAGGTATTTGACTCCTCGATATACGAGGTGCTTCGTCAGCTCGTTTCTTTGCGGAAACCACTCGTACAAGATTATTTCAGTTGGAATCGAGCAGAACTGCATCCACTGAGTTCGGACCTACCCGAAATACTTGAACGCTTTGCAGACCAAGTGAGCGCTTATGTAGATCGAGAACTCGATCCTTTTACGAATCAGGCAGATCGAGGGACAGAGTAA
- a CDS encoding DUF4261 domain-containing protein, with product MTDIQNEQYKENDKQNAPSGFHPVYMVELLFNKLPVIDHVRLQEALSRYTGQVRVNVKQQTADTNRDKQTQETNPQDGTSAVAEATAEMLVFYHLDYKVSFQEGDIPAQTCMLAASDVKDLSRFAGALQQAWHWTEAEQVVREAKYSIRIHDMFTAAMPRKQRLGLFQKMLQAVLEVLPCEAMYWYGSDKLVEPTAYKLSQEREEHLYAAMNVRMYQAGGTEELRELVMDTVGLSALGVPDVQCHFTGLDPDTVAQTLLGAAYYIFDQGDVLQDGQTLGSSGGRRWRCEHQAALIAPGRYVIDLDPGDTVENSPLEPAQHNR from the coding sequence ATGACAGATATTCAGAATGAACAATATAAAGAAAATGACAAACAGAATGCGCCGTCCGGATTTCATCCGGTTTATATGGTGGAGTTGTTGTTTAACAAGTTACCGGTAATTGATCATGTTCGTTTGCAGGAAGCATTAAGTCGTTATACGGGACAAGTTCGAGTGAATGTGAAGCAACAAACTGCAGACACGAATCGGGACAAGCAAACGCAAGAAACGAATCCGCAGGATGGGACAAGTGCTGTAGCTGAGGCAACTGCAGAAATGCTGGTTTTCTACCATCTGGATTATAAGGTTTCATTTCAGGAAGGGGACATCCCGGCACAAACCTGTATGCTGGCTGCCTCTGATGTGAAGGATCTCTCGCGCTTTGCAGGTGCACTTCAACAAGCCTGGCATTGGACAGAGGCGGAGCAGGTTGTGCGTGAAGCTAAGTATTCGATTAGGATTCATGATATGTTTACTGCAGCTATGCCACGCAAACAGCGTTTAGGGCTATTTCAGAAGATGTTGCAGGCAGTGCTTGAGGTCTTGCCGTGTGAGGCAATGTATTGGTACGGCAGTGATAAACTTGTTGAGCCAACAGCGTACAAGCTATCACAGGAGCGTGAAGAGCATCTTTACGCTGCGATGAACGTTAGAATGTACCAAGCTGGTGGAACAGAAGAACTGCGTGAACTTGTGATGGATACGGTTGGACTGTCCGCGCTCGGGGTTCCTGATGTCCAATGTCATTTCACTGGTCTTGACCCAGATACAGTGGCTCAAACCTTGCTTGGAGCAGCATACTACATATTCGATCAAGGTGATGTGCTACAGGATGGACAAACGCTCGGTTCCTCAGGAGGAAGACGCTGGCGATGTGAACATCAGGCCGCACTGATTGCTCCAGGACGTTATGTCATTGATCTTGATCCCGGGGATACTGTTGAAAATTCTCCGTTGGAGCCAGCTCAGCATAACCGTTAA